A window of Thermosynechococcus sp. NK55a contains these coding sequences:
- a CDS encoding YqiA/YcfP family alpha/beta fold hydrolase, whose amino-acid sequence MQYLYLHGFASSPRSSKAQYFRDRFEELGQPLLIPDLNQGDFFHLTLSRQIEQVEALLTPEEPITLIGSSFGGLTAAWLAEKHPQVVQLFLLAPAFEFAIQWLPRLGDEYRRWQTTGVLEVYHYTEERLLPLSYGFAKDLLEYDDRQLQRPVPTLIFHGLQDEVIPIDTSRRYCEGRPWVSRVELDSDHALKEVQPAIWGMMYPIIYQQLT is encoded by the coding sequence ATGCAATATCTCTACCTCCATGGATTTGCCTCGTCGCCGCGCTCGAGTAAAGCCCAGTATTTTCGCGATCGCTTTGAGGAACTTGGTCAACCGCTACTCATTCCTGATCTCAATCAGGGGGACTTTTTTCACTTGACCCTGAGTCGCCAAATTGAACAGGTAGAAGCACTGCTTACCCCCGAAGAACCGATCACATTAATTGGCTCTAGTTTTGGTGGCTTGACGGCTGCTTGGCTTGCCGAAAAACATCCCCAAGTGGTGCAGCTGTTTCTTTTGGCTCCTGCCTTTGAGTTTGCTATCCAGTGGCTGCCGCGTCTCGGGGATGAATATCGCCGCTGGCAAACCACGGGGGTTTTAGAGGTCTATCACTACACTGAAGAACGCCTACTGCCCCTTAGCTATGGCTTTGCCAAAGATTTACTGGAGTATGACGATCGCCAGCTTCAGCGCCCTGTGCCCACGCTCATTTTCCATGGCCTTCAGGATGAAGTGATTCCCATTGACACTAGTCGTCGCTACTGTGAAGGTCGCCCTTGGGTCAGTCGGGTAGAATTGGACAGTGATCATGCCCTCAAGGAAGTACAGCCTGCCATTTGGGGCATGATGTATCCCATTATTTATCAGCAGTTAACTTGA
- a CDS encoding heme oxygenase (biliverdin-producing) has protein sequence MTVLSLALREGTAEAHTLAEHTAFMKCFVRGLITPSLFRQFLANLYFVYTELEAALASAKGDPVRAIYFPELNRSGQLAQDLAFYYGEDWRDQITPLTATRVYLSRLHEVAQSEPLLLIAHSYTRYMGDLSGGQALSKIVRSQLTLPEGKGTAFYEFPALPSPEDKKAFKQRYRETLDSLGLDEEAIARIVKEANFAFALNCNLMHALESELKTTIGDQTWQAVVIENQPSRREHPRPEAIAI, from the coding sequence ATGACAGTCCTCTCCCTTGCGCTGCGGGAAGGAACGGCTGAGGCTCACACCTTGGCCGAGCACACCGCCTTCATGAAATGTTTTGTACGCGGGTTGATTACCCCTAGTCTCTTCCGCCAGTTCTTGGCTAACCTCTACTTTGTTTACACCGAGCTGGAGGCGGCCTTAGCTAGTGCCAAGGGCGATCCGGTGCGCGCTATTTACTTCCCCGAACTCAACCGCAGTGGCCAACTGGCCCAGGACTTGGCCTTCTACTACGGCGAGGATTGGCGCGATCAGATTACTCCCCTTACGGCCACCCGCGTTTACCTCAGTCGCCTTCATGAGGTGGCCCAAAGTGAACCTCTGTTGCTCATTGCCCATTCCTACACCCGCTATATGGGGGATCTCTCTGGGGGACAAGCCCTGAGTAAAATCGTGCGTTCGCAGTTGACGCTTCCCGAAGGCAAGGGCACCGCCTTTTACGAGTTTCCAGCACTACCGTCCCCGGAAGACAAGAAAGCCTTTAAGCAGCGGTATCGGGAAACTTTGGATAGTCTTGGCCTCGACGAGGAAGCGATCGCCCGCATTGTTAAGGAAGCCAACTTTGCCTTTGCCCTCAACTGCAACCTCATGCACGCCCTTGAGTCGGAGTTAAAAACCACCATTGGCGATCAGACGTGGCAGGCCGTGGTTATCGAGAACCAGCCCAGTCGGCGGGAGCACCCCCGTCCTGAGGCCATTGCCATCTAA
- a CDS encoding DUF3181 family protein, with protein MLSRTPLIERLAAEIGRDIYMDVAKWHLYLGDAKLATPLAEAFLPLLEQGEMSSAQVASVLQEVSVPLGGGQQFLSLDRLIPKANQELLVELLNRFRQEELDS; from the coding sequence GTGTTGAGTCGCACCCCTTTAATTGAACGCCTGGCGGCTGAAATTGGCCGTGATATTTATATGGATGTTGCTAAATGGCATCTATACCTTGGTGATGCAAAGCTAGCAACCCCTCTTGCGGAAGCCTTTTTACCCCTTTTAGAACAGGGGGAGATGAGTTCGGCACAGGTTGCTAGCGTCTTGCAGGAGGTCTCAGTTCCCCTTGGCGGGGGTCAGCAATTCCTTTCCCTGGATCGCTTGATTCCCAAGGCCAACCAAGAATTGCTGGTGGAACTGCTCAACCGTTTTCGCCAAGAGGAGCTTGACTCTTAG
- a CDS encoding methyltransferase domain-containing protein, whose translation MSHLGFIVVITVGTLVLLGLALYLLFPRKYESARSVAESYDNWTNDGILEFYWGEHIHLGHYGLPPRPKDFRQAKVDFVHEMVRWAGLDRLPPGTTVLDVGCGIGGSSRILARDYGFHVTGITISPEQVRRARELTPGDLNVRFQLDDALALSFPDASFDVVWSIEAGPHMPDKQQFAKELLRVLKPGGILVVADWNQRDDRQQPLNIWERLMMRQLLDQWAHPAFASMEGFAEALAATGLVAGEVITADWTQETLPSWLDSIWQGIVRPEGLIRFGLAGLVKSLREVPTFLLMRIAFGMGLCRFGMFRAVRAEIPAVSLDPASQVNC comes from the coding sequence ATGTCTCACTTAGGATTCATAGTGGTTATCACTGTTGGTACCTTAGTCCTGCTGGGCTTAGCGCTTTACCTGTTGTTTCCCCGCAAGTACGAGTCTGCCCGCTCCGTGGCCGAGTCCTATGACAACTGGACCAATGACGGCATTCTTGAATTTTACTGGGGTGAGCATATTCACCTTGGCCACTATGGGTTGCCCCCTCGTCCCAAGGACTTTCGCCAAGCCAAGGTAGATTTTGTCCATGAAATGGTGCGTTGGGCTGGTCTTGATCGCCTGCCGCCGGGGACAACCGTCTTGGATGTCGGCTGTGGTATTGGCGGGAGCAGTCGTATCCTGGCCCGTGACTATGGCTTTCATGTTACTGGAATTACGATTAGCCCTGAGCAGGTACGGCGGGCGCGAGAACTCACTCCTGGGGATCTGAATGTTCGGTTTCAACTCGATGACGCTCTGGCTTTGTCATTTCCAGATGCCAGCTTCGACGTGGTTTGGTCAATTGAAGCCGGTCCCCACATGCCCGATAAACAGCAGTTCGCTAAAGAATTACTCCGTGTCCTGAAGCCTGGGGGAATTCTGGTGGTTGCCGATTGGAACCAGCGGGACGATCGCCAGCAGCCCTTGAACATCTGGGAGCGGCTGATGATGCGGCAGCTCTTGGATCAATGGGCACACCCCGCCTTTGCCAGCATGGAAGGCTTTGCCGAGGCCCTGGCAGCAACGGGTTTAGTGGCTGGAGAAGTAATTACTGCTGACTGGACACAGGAAACGCTCCCCTCATGGCTAGATTCGATTTGGCAGGGAATTGTGCGGCCAGAGGGACTGATTCGCTTTGGCCTAGCGGGGCTAGTGAAATCCTTGCGGGAGGTACCCACATTCCTGCTGATGCGGATTGCTTTTGGCATGGGACTCTGCCGCTTTGGTATGTTTCGCGCCGTACGGGCGGAGATTCCCGCTGTCTCCCTTGACCCCGCCTCTCAAGTTAACTGCTGA
- a CDS encoding fatty acid desaturase: MTSSLELQPQTPRLNWGFVLFLGAVHLLAAAALLFFSWSALAVTIFLHWLFGSIGICLGYHRLLSHRSFQVPQWLEYVIAVVGALAMQGGPIFWVAGHRLHHAHTEDEIKDPYSARRGFWWSHMLWLVYPQSRFFNAEEYARFAPDLTRDPFYRWLDRYFLLLQLPLALLLYGLGGWSWLLWGMFMRAVFLWHSTWLINSATHKWGYRRFETEDNSRNLWWAALLTYGEGWHNNHHAYPHVAKAGWYWWEVDPTWWVIRTLQGLGLAAKVQLPPPTALS; encoded by the coding sequence ATGACATCATCCTTAGAATTGCAACCCCAGACCCCCCGCCTCAATTGGGGCTTTGTCCTCTTTTTAGGGGCGGTACATCTTTTAGCCGCGGCTGCTCTTTTGTTTTTCTCCTGGTCAGCATTAGCCGTCACGATCTTTCTGCACTGGCTCTTTGGCAGTATCGGTATTTGCTTGGGATACCATCGTCTTTTAAGTCACCGCAGTTTCCAAGTGCCCCAGTGGCTGGAGTACGTCATTGCTGTTGTGGGTGCCTTGGCCATGCAGGGAGGCCCGATTTTTTGGGTAGCAGGGCACCGCTTGCACCATGCCCACACCGAGGACGAGATTAAGGATCCCTACTCAGCACGGCGGGGCTTTTGGTGGAGCCATATGCTGTGGCTTGTCTATCCGCAGTCCCGGTTTTTCAATGCCGAGGAGTATGCCCGCTTTGCCCCCGACTTAACACGAGATCCCTTTTACCGCTGGCTGGATCGCTACTTTTTACTCCTGCAGCTTCCCCTTGCGCTGCTCCTCTATGGCTTAGGGGGTTGGTCCTGGCTGTTGTGGGGGATGTTTATGCGAGCCGTTTTTCTTTGGCACAGCACTTGGTTGATTAACTCTGCCACCCACAAATGGGGCTATCGTCGCTTTGAGACCGAGGATAACTCACGCAATCTCTGGTGGGCAGCCCTCCTCACCTATGGCGAAGGTTGGCACAACAACCACCATGCCTATCCCCACGTGGCCAAGGCGGGCTGGTACTGGTGGGAAGTGGATCCCACCTGGTGGGTGATTCGCACACTCCAAGGACTGGGTCTTGCCGCCAAGGTACAGTTGCCGCCGCCCACAGCGTTGTCCTAA
- the hemN gene encoding oxygen-independent coproporphyrinogen III oxidase, with protein MSVVQPIQFDGALLQKYDRPLPRYTSYPTAAEFTPDFDRHCFQRELLRSNEGHRPLSLYVHIPFCQTACYFCGCNVIVTQSQTIAKTYLDALAEEIAQVAARLDRTRPVIQMHWGGGTPNYLTIDQVESLWQTLTQHFEFTNDAEISIEVNPRYINRDYLLQLRNLGFNRISFGLQDFDPQVQLAVNRVQPETWLFQVMEWIRAAEFESVNIDLIYGLPYQTVQSFEATIAKTLRLDPDRIAVFNFAYLPNLKPIQKRIDPTTLPDGATKLTILQRVIEMLTSQGYRYIGMDHFAKPTDELAIAQEAGTLKRNFQGYTTLPTADLIGFGLTSISMLQEAYAQNQKHLATYFSDVAAGQLATERGIQLHREDLLRRTIIMELMCQFTLDKSAIARQFNLDFDTHFAPELAALRELAADGLIHLGRDRLEVTPVGRLLIRNITAVFDAYLQQKSGRTFSKAI; from the coding sequence ATGAGTGTGGTTCAGCCAATCCAATTCGATGGGGCACTGCTGCAAAAATACGATCGTCCTTTGCCTCGCTATACCAGTTACCCCACGGCTGCCGAATTTACTCCCGATTTTGATCGCCATTGTTTCCAGCGGGAGCTACTGCGGAGTAACGAAGGGCACCGACCCCTGTCCCTCTACGTGCATATTCCCTTTTGCCAGACCGCTTGCTATTTTTGCGGTTGCAACGTCATCGTCACCCAAAGCCAAACTATTGCCAAAACCTACTTGGATGCCTTGGCGGAAGAAATTGCTCAAGTGGCGGCACGGCTGGATCGCACTCGTCCCGTGATTCAAATGCATTGGGGCGGCGGTACTCCCAACTACCTCACGATTGACCAAGTGGAATCCCTGTGGCAGACGCTCACTCAGCACTTTGAATTTACCAACGATGCGGAAATTTCCATTGAGGTAAATCCCCGCTACATCAACCGTGATTACCTCTTGCAGCTGCGGAACCTGGGCTTCAATCGCATCAGCTTTGGCCTGCAGGATTTTGATCCCCAAGTGCAACTGGCAGTGAATCGCGTGCAGCCTGAGACATGGCTCTTTCAAGTGATGGAGTGGATCCGCGCCGCTGAGTTTGAGAGTGTCAACATTGACCTCATCTATGGTTTGCCCTATCAAACCGTCCAATCCTTTGAAGCCACTATTGCGAAAACGCTGCGCCTTGACCCCGATCGCATTGCTGTTTTTAACTTTGCCTATCTACCCAATTTGAAACCCATCCAAAAGCGCATTGACCCCACCACCCTACCCGATGGTGCAACCAAACTGACGATTTTGCAGCGGGTGATTGAAATGCTAACTAGCCAAGGCTATCGGTACATTGGCATGGATCACTTTGCCAAGCCCACCGATGAGCTAGCGATCGCCCAGGAAGCAGGGACGCTCAAGCGCAACTTTCAGGGTTACACAACACTGCCAACCGCAGATTTGATTGGCTTTGGCCTCACCTCGATCAGTATGTTGCAGGAGGCCTATGCCCAAAATCAGAAACACTTAGCCACCTACTTTAGTGATGTTGCTGCGGGTCAGCTGGCCACAGAACGCGGCATTCAACTGCACCGTGAAGATCTGTTGCGCCGCACGATCATCATGGAACTGATGTGCCAATTTACCCTCGACAAATCAGCGATCGCCCGCCAGTTTAATCTCGATTTTGATACCCACTTTGCCCCCGAGTTAGCGGCGCTGCGGGAATTGGCTGCCGATGGCCTCATTCATTTGGGGCGCGATCGCCTAGAGGTCACCCCCGTAGGACGACTCCTGATCCGCAACATTACCGCCGTCTTTGATGCCTACCTGCAACAAAAATCTGGTAGGACATTTTCTAAGGCCATTTAG
- the acsF gene encoding magnesium-protoporphyrin IX monomethyl ester (oxidative) cyclase, with translation MVAIAPHPDSGQSVKTIRENLLTPRFYTTDFEHAAKLDLSRQQEQLEAMLAEMRADYNRHHFVRDDSFKGTWDILDAETRKAFIDYLERSCVSEFSGFLLFKELSRKLKNRNPLLAEIFHLMARDEARHAGFLNKAMMDFGHAMDLGHLSKTRTYTFFPLPWVLYTVYLSEKIGYWRYIIIYRHLEKHPEHSFYPLFNYFESWCQDENRHGDIFKALIHSQPQLIQGWGAKLWMRFFLLTVFATHTLTVHERAKFYEALGFDATAFDREVIAKTNETAARTFSVVLNVDHPEFYPRLQRCVEINKKLQAIEASHQPKWLKALRKLPHQLAIAGHLLRIYLLPPINAQQEWGTVH, from the coding sequence ATGGTGGCGATCGCCCCCCATCCTGATTCAGGCCAGAGCGTTAAAACCATTCGTGAAAACCTTTTAACCCCCCGTTTTTACACAACAGATTTTGAACATGCAGCAAAACTTGACCTCAGTCGTCAGCAAGAACAACTGGAAGCGATGTTGGCGGAAATGCGGGCAGACTACAACCGCCATCACTTTGTCCGCGATGACTCCTTCAAAGGCACTTGGGACATCTTGGATGCAGAGACCCGCAAAGCCTTTATTGACTACCTTGAGCGCTCCTGTGTCTCTGAGTTTTCAGGGTTTTTGCTCTTTAAGGAACTCTCGCGCAAGCTCAAGAATCGTAACCCCCTTTTGGCGGAAATCTTTCACCTGATGGCGCGGGATGAAGCGCGGCACGCCGGCTTTCTCAACAAAGCTATGATGGATTTTGGCCATGCCATGGACTTGGGCCACCTCTCCAAGACGCGCACCTACACCTTTTTCCCCCTGCCCTGGGTACTCTACACCGTTTATCTATCAGAGAAAATTGGCTACTGGCGCTACATCATCATCTACCGTCATCTTGAAAAGCACCCCGAACATTCCTTCTACCCCCTCTTTAACTATTTTGAAAGTTGGTGCCAAGACGAAAACCGCCACGGCGACATTTTCAAGGCCTTGATCCACTCCCAACCCCAATTGATTCAAGGCTGGGGCGCCAAACTGTGGATGCGCTTCTTCCTGCTGACGGTGTTTGCCACCCATACGCTGACGGTGCATGAGCGTGCCAAATTCTATGAAGCCCTTGGGTTTGATGCCACAGCATTCGATCGCGAGGTGATTGCCAAAACCAATGAAACAGCGGCCCGTACTTTCTCTGTGGTGCTCAATGTCGATCACCCTGAGTTTTATCCGCGTCTGCAACGCTGTGTTGAAATCAACAAGAAACTACAGGCAATTGAAGCCAGTCATCAACCAAAGTGGCTGAAGGCATTACGGAAACTTCCCCACCAGTTGGCGATCGCGGGTCATCTCCTGCGCATTTATCTGCTGCCCCCCATCAATGCCCAACAGGAATGGGGCACCGTCCACTAA
- a CDS encoding DUF928 domain-containing protein encodes MKRPIFTSLRYFVPWSLAVLILNAGLSWAGFTPPRNLSRPGNREGAATRGVCRVQTAADEPDLTTLVPASNIGLTAMNRPPFYWYLPANNYQALEFALFQSLADGRQVPIYKQQFPIANRPRLDSMTLPGEVPPLQEGVDYRWTVTLICNPNDPDPSQIRFAEGWVQRVALPATLEKQLLKAKPLQRYDLLASHGLWYDALDALVKLRQERPNDIKVNTLWRELMTSEAVGLNRLSNLAIAQRSRGNAQRSRGN; translated from the coding sequence ATGAAACGACCTATTTTTACGTCACTGCGATATTTCGTTCCTTGGAGCTTGGCCGTACTCATCCTCAATGCAGGTCTGAGTTGGGCAGGATTTACACCCCCCCGCAACCTATCCCGTCCGGGGAATCGTGAGGGGGCGGCCACACGCGGCGTCTGTAGAGTGCAAACCGCAGCAGACGAACCTGATCTAACAACCCTGGTGCCTGCGAGTAATATTGGCTTGACGGCAATGAATCGCCCCCCGTTTTACTGGTATTTACCCGCCAATAATTACCAAGCTCTCGAGTTTGCCCTCTTTCAGAGCCTTGCCGATGGCAGGCAGGTGCCAATTTACAAGCAACAGTTTCCGATAGCCAATCGTCCCCGCCTAGACAGTATGACCTTGCCAGGTGAGGTGCCGCCCCTACAGGAGGGGGTAGACTACCGCTGGACGGTGACTCTGATCTGTAACCCCAATGACCCCGATCCCTCCCAGATACGCTTTGCGGAAGGCTGGGTACAACGGGTCGCTCTGCCCGCAACATTGGAAAAACAACTCCTCAAAGCCAAACCCCTGCAACGGTACGATCTATTGGCTAGCCATGGCCTTTGGTATGATGCCCTCGATGCGTTGGTAAAACTGCGGCAGGAGCGGCCCAATGACATCAAGGTTAACACTCTTTGGAGAGAGTTAATGACCAGCGAGGCCGTCGGTCTCAATCGGCTGAGTAACCTGGCGATCGCCCAACGCAGCCGCGGCAATGCCCAACGTAGCCGAGGCAATTAG
- a CDS encoding photosystem I reaction center subunit II PsaD: MTTLTGQPPLYGGSTGGLLSAADTEEKYAITWTSPKEQVFEMPTAGAAVMREGENLVYLARKEQCLALAAQQLRPRKINDYKIYRVFPDGETVLIHPKDGVFPEKVNQGREAVNSVPRSIGQNPNPSQLKFTGKKPYDP, from the coding sequence ATGACAACACTCACTGGGCAACCCCCGCTCTATGGTGGCAGCACCGGCGGCCTCCTCAGCGCAGCGGATACCGAAGAGAAATACGCCATCACTTGGACAAGCCCCAAAGAGCAAGTTTTTGAAATGCCGACGGCTGGGGCTGCTGTTATGCGTGAAGGTGAAAATCTCGTTTACCTTGCCCGTAAGGAGCAGTGCCTTGCCCTAGCTGCTCAACAACTGCGTCCCCGCAAAATTAACGACTACAAAATCTATCGTGTTTTCCCCGATGGCGAAACGGTATTGATCCATCCCAAGGATGGCGTTTTCCCTGAGAAAGTCAACCAAGGGCGGGAAGCGGTCAACTCTGTGCCTCGCTCCATTGGCCAGAATCCCAACCCCTCGCAACTGAAGTTCACTGGCAAAAAGCCCTACGATCCATAG